The following coding sequences are from one Rutidosis leptorrhynchoides isolate AG116_Rl617_1_P2 chromosome 11, CSIRO_AGI_Rlap_v1, whole genome shotgun sequence window:
- the LOC139874605 gene encoding uncharacterized protein, with translation MDDIAAATLDQNSSDTCKWLLESDGVFKTKRLSMLIDGKRSNITNQGETLKNKAIPLKVDIFVWRVKLLRLPVRVELDKRGVDLDSILCPICKINLETVDHSLTQCPNMFFGSIFSSGGIFLPSTLF, from the coding sequence ATGGATGATATAGCTGCTGCTACATTAGATCAAAACTCATCAGATACTTGCAAATGGCTGCTCGAAAGTGATGGAGTTTTCAAAACAAAAAGGCTATCGATGCTCATTGATGGTAAGAGATCCAACATCACGAATCAAGGTGAAACCCTAAAAAATAAAGCTATTCCTCTAAAGGTCGATATATTTGTGTGGAGAGTAAAGCTTTTAAGGTTACCGGTTCGGGTAGAACTTGATAAAAGAGGCGTTGATTTAGACTCTATTTTATGTCCTATTTGCAAAATCAATTTGGAGACAGTGGATCATAGTTTAACTCAATGCCCAAACATGTTCTTTGGAAGCATATTCTCAAGTGGTGGAATCTTCCTTCCATCAACTCTCTTTTGA